Proteins from a genomic interval of Zingiber officinale cultivar Zhangliang chromosome 1B, Zo_v1.1, whole genome shotgun sequence:
- the LOC121969869 gene encoding uncharacterized protein LOC121969869 has translation MGSCVSTSKRRHRPRKYSLRFRKYHGKISASVPDAPATRKSHIGNQFACSQFVCVKTSASCRKSKVSNHAFHLTQMQWNHRQMEANVICQEEVWFDSVSILDSESDDDFSSVCGDVLPSVNGSVGTQFVPHENASMLVDAVCKLEELYEATPISVAVEQFIETDVGKTEVLFSKKELANADGVTLEKVGEAKLRNQIESCNKMKRVLEDICGSFKELKENRENTDENNCESTSKKLTSSCPPHSVSFISFNDKVQQFPSASPQCQKRRSAVIRLSFGRKSKDGEDVSEFCSSKKYLYHPKAGLLVPFSTSEKLMQGCCSILEPSSFKLRGESYFRDRRKVPAPSCSPYTPIGIDLFFCPCKVNHIAQHIELPLVKPHEKVPSLLIVNIQLPTYPAAMFLGDSDGEGVSLVLYFKVSDNFDKDISQQFQDSIRRFIDDEVEKVKGFPIDLVVPYRERLKILAGLANPEDLHLNTAEKKLVQAYNEKPVLSRPQHNFYQGSNYFEIDLDVHWFSYISRKGLEAFKERLKYGILELGLTIQAQKQEELPEHVLCCVRMNKVDFVNHGQIPTLMMLDQDM, from the exons ATGGGTTCTTGTGTATCAACATCAAAAAGAAGACATAGACCCAGAAAATATTCTCTTCGATTCCGAAAATACCATGGAAAAATTTCTGCATCAGTTCCTGATGCACCTGCTACTAGGAAAAGTCATATAGGAAATCAATTTGCTTGCAGCCAGTTTGTTTGTGTTAAGACTTCAGCATCTTGCCGGAAATCTAAAGTTTCCAATCATGCATTTCATCTTACACAAATGCAGTGGAATCACAGGCAGATGGAGGCGAATG TGATATGCCAAGAAGAAGTATGGTTTGATTCCGTCAGTATTTTAGACTCTGAGTCTGATGATGACTTCAGTAGTGTTTGTGGAG ATGTTCTTCCCTCTGTAAATGGTTCAGTTGGTACGCAATTTGTTCCCCATGAAAATGCATCCATGTTAGTAGATGCTGTGTGTAAGCTTGAGGAACTTTATGAAGCCACTCCAATTAGTGTGGCAGTTGAGCAATTCATAGAAACAGACGTGGGCAAAACCGAAGTGCTTTTCAGCAAAAAAGAATTAGCAAATGCAGATGGAGTGACATTGGAAAAGGTTGGTGAAGCAAAGCTTAGGAATCAGATTGAGAGCTGTAACAAGATGAAAAGGGTCTTAGAGGATATTTGTGGTAGttttaaagaattaaaagaaaatagagaaaacACAGATGAAAACAATTGTGAAAGCACGTCGAAGAAGTTGACTTCATCTTGTCCACCTCATTCAGTTTCGTTCATCAGCTTTAATGATAAGGTCCAACAGTTTCCTAGCGCTAGCCCACAATGTCAGAAACGGAGATCCGCAGTGATCAGACTATCATTCGGGAGAAAATCTAAAGATGGAGAAGATGTCTCTGAATTTT GTTCTTCAAAGAAATACCTCTATCATCCTAAAGCAGGACTATTGGTTCCATTCTCAACCAGTGAAAAACTCATGCAGGGATGCTGCTCTATCCTCGAACCTTCTTCCTTCAAACTTAGAGGGGAGAGCTATTTCAG AGATAGAAGAAAAGTGCCTGCTCCCAGTTGTAGTCCATACACTCCAATTGGAATAGATTTGTTCTTCTGTCCATGCAAAGTAAACCACATTGCTCAGCACATTGAGCTTCCACTAGTgaagccacatgagaaagttcCCTCTCTGCTTATTGTTAACATCCAA CTTCCAACTTATCCTGCTGCTATGTTTCTTGGTGATAGCGATGGAGAAGGAGTCAGCCTTGTGCTTTACTTCAAGGTATCTGACAATTTTGACAAAGATATTTCTCAACAATTTCAGGACAGCATTAGG CGATTCATAGATGATGAAGTAGAAAAAGTTAAAGGATTTCCGATAGACTTGGTTGTTCCTTATAGAGAAAGGTTGAAAATTTTGGCTGGGTTAGCCAATCCTGAGGATCTCCACTTGAATACTGCAGAAAAGAAGCTTGTACAGGCTTACAATGAAAAACCAGTGCTGTCAAGGCCTCAGCACAACTTTTACCAG GGTTCAAATTACTTTGAAATTGACCTGGATGTTCATTGGTTTAGCTATATTTCGAGAAAGGGTCTTGAAGCATTCAAAGAAAGGTTGAAGTATGGAATACTTGAGCTGGGTTTAACCATCCAG GCACAGAAGCAGGAGGAACTACCAGAGCATGTCCTTTGCTGTGTGAGGATGAACAAAGTGGACTTTGTTAACCATGGGCAAATACCAACACTCATGATGCTTGACCAAGACATGTAG